One window of Desulfarculus baarsii DSM 2075 genomic DNA carries:
- the rsmA gene encoding 16S rRNA (adenine(1518)-N(6)/adenine(1519)-N(6))-dimethyltransferase RsmA gives MHPRLLLERLGLHASKARGQNFLTQPATAQAIVASAAIGPEDFVVEIGPGLGALTVAAGRLASRVLAVEIDRGVHRALMDVLAEEGLQNVEARLMDALDLDWPATREQAGRPLVVIGNLPYNITSPLLFALLAAAPCWRAATLMVQKEVATRLAAKPGGKDWGRLGVMVQSLCQVRAGVTLSRGQFFPEPNVSSQIVHLTPLEQPLPAALGLSQAWFGQVVKAAFGQRRKTVANALAGGLGLERGRVEDALGRAAVAPSRRAETLSIAELGAIALALTPPGPPN, from the coding sequence ATGCATCCGCGCCTGTTGCTGGAGCGCCTGGGCCTGCACGCCTCCAAGGCCCGGGGCCAGAACTTCCTGACCCAACCGGCCACGGCCCAGGCCATCGTGGCCAGCGCCGCCATCGGCCCCGAGGATTTCGTGGTGGAGATCGGCCCCGGCCTGGGCGCGCTGACCGTGGCCGCCGGACGCCTGGCCAGCCGGGTGCTGGCCGTGGAGATCGACCGGGGCGTGCACCGGGCGCTTATGGACGTGCTGGCCGAGGAAGGCCTGCAAAATGTCGAGGCCCGGCTGATGGACGCCCTGGACCTGGACTGGCCCGCGACCCGCGAGCAAGCCGGCCGGCCGCTGGTGGTCATCGGCAACCTGCCCTACAACATCACCTCGCCGCTGCTGTTTGCCCTGCTGGCGGCCGCGCCCTGCTGGCGCGCGGCCACGTTGATGGTGCAAAAGGAAGTGGCCACGCGCCTGGCGGCCAAGCCCGGCGGCAAGGACTGGGGCCGGCTGGGCGTGATGGTCCAGAGCCTGTGCCAGGTCCGCGCTGGCGTGACCCTGAGCCGGGGGCAGTTTTTTCCCGAGCCCAACGTGTCCAGCCAGATCGTTCATCTGACGCCGTTGGAGCAGCCGTTGCCGGCGGCCCTGGGCCTGAGCCAGGCATGGTTCGGCCAGGTGGTCAAGGCGGCCTTTGGCCAGCGCCGCAAGACCGTGGCCAACGCGTTGGCCGGCGGCCTGGGCCTGGAGCGCGGCCGCGTGGAGGACGCCCTGGGTCGGGCCGCCGTAGCGCCGAGCCGCCGCGCCGAGACGCTCTCCATCGCCGAACTGGGGGCCATCGCCCTGGCCCTGACCCCGCCAGGCCCGCCCAACTAG
- the tsaD gene encoding tRNA (adenosine(37)-N6)-threonylcarbamoyltransferase complex transferase subunit TsaD, with protein MANALNNDGDPGRLVLGVESSCDETAAAVVEDGRRALSSVVASQVRDHAPFGGVVPELASRRHLEAVAPVIRAALAGAGVTLGQISGLAVTQGPGLIGSLLVGLSAAKALAWARDLPIVGVSHLEGHIAALRLMDDPPAPPFAALLVSGGHTSIYHVHDFGQMEELGQTVDDAAGEAYDKVAKLYGLGYPGGVIIDRLAAGGDPTAIQLPRPRLRDGTLDFSFSGLKSAVVRFRQEHIGQNYRIEDLCAGFQEAVVEVLTSKTIAAAKQRGLTRLALAGGVAANQRLRQAMAQAAAAAGMELTAPPVALCTDNAAMIAAAGAIRLRAGLRLALEADAVSRLPRGGRLPGEA; from the coding sequence GTGGCCAACGCGCTCAATAACGACGGCGACCCGGGGCGCCTGGTCCTGGGCGTGGAGTCTTCGTGCGACGAGACGGCGGCGGCGGTCGTTGAGGACGGCCGCCGCGCGCTTTCCAGCGTGGTGGCCAGCCAGGTGCGCGATCACGCGCCCTTTGGCGGGGTGGTGCCCGAACTGGCCAGCCGTCGCCATCTGGAGGCCGTGGCCCCGGTGATCCGGGCGGCGCTGGCGGGGGCCGGCGTCACGCTTGGCCAGATCAGCGGCCTGGCCGTGACCCAGGGGCCGGGGCTGATCGGCTCGCTTCTGGTGGGGCTGTCGGCGGCCAAGGCCCTGGCCTGGGCGCGTGATCTGCCCATCGTGGGGGTCAGCCACCTGGAGGGCCACATCGCGGCGCTGCGCCTGATGGACGATCCGCCCGCGCCGCCCTTCGCCGCGCTGTTGGTCAGCGGCGGCCACACCAGCATCTATCACGTGCATGATTTCGGCCAGATGGAAGAATTGGGCCAGACCGTCGACGACGCGGCCGGCGAGGCCTACGACAAGGTGGCCAAGCTCTACGGCCTGGGCTACCCCGGCGGGGTGATCATCGACCGCCTGGCCGCCGGCGGCGATCCCACGGCGATTCAACTGCCCCGGCCGCGCCTGCGCGACGGCACGCTGGATTTCAGCTTCAGCGGGCTCAAAAGCGCGGTGGTGCGCTTTCGCCAGGAGCACATCGGCCAGAATTATCGCATCGAAGACCTTTGCGCCGGCTTTCAGGAGGCCGTGGTCGAGGTGCTGACCAGCAAGACCATCGCCGCGGCCAAGCAACGCGGCCTGACCCGCCTGGCCCTGGCCGGCGGCGTGGCCGCCAACCAGCGCCTGCGCCAAGCCATGGCCCAGGCCGCCGCCGCGGCCGGCATGGAGCTCACCGCCCCGCCCGTGGCCCTGTGCACCGACAACGCCGCCATGATCGCCGCCGCCGGAGCCATCCGCCTGCGGGCCGGCCTGCGCCTGGCCCTCGAAGCCGACGCCGTCAGCCGCCTGCCCCGGGGCGGCCGCCTGCCCGGCGAGGCCTGA
- the fbp gene encoding class 1 fructose-bisphosphatase, with product MTENKLGITVTNHILMQQQRHGDATGVFTRLLNELIFAAKIISAEVNRAGLAGILGATGRSNVQDEIVRKLDEFAHDLLIERLCRSSHCAVLGSEEDADPIEIPRGYNKGNYVLLFDPLDGSSNIDANVSIGTIFSILRKESPGSDYQMSDLLQPGYKQVAAGYFLYGSSTMMVYTTGNGVSGFTLEPSVGEFLLSHPDITIPERGKIFSANMGYWDYWSQGLQDYFRHLRRTTPDKPVYSCRYIGSMVADFHRTLLYGGVFLYPKDTKDPKKPHGKLRLLYECNPLAMVAEQAGGAASTGEGQRILEIQPEELHQRVPIVIGSKLDVQEAEQFISGQRAQ from the coding sequence ATGACTGAGAACAAACTCGGCATTACGGTCACCAACCACATCCTGATGCAACAACAGCGGCACGGCGACGCCACCGGCGTGTTCACCCGGCTGCTCAACGAACTGATATTCGCCGCCAAAATCATCTCGGCCGAGGTCAACCGGGCCGGCCTGGCCGGCATCTTGGGAGCCACCGGCCGCAGCAACGTCCAGGACGAAATCGTGCGCAAGCTCGACGAATTCGCCCACGACCTGCTCATCGAGCGCCTCTGTCGCAGCAGCCACTGCGCCGTGCTGGGCTCGGAGGAAGACGCCGATCCCATCGAGATTCCGCGCGGTTACAACAAAGGCAACTACGTGCTGCTTTTCGATCCGCTCGACGGCTCGTCCAACATCGACGCCAACGTCAGCATCGGCACGATCTTCAGCATCCTGCGCAAGGAGTCGCCGGGCTCCGACTACCAGATGAGCGATCTGCTCCAGCCGGGCTACAAGCAGGTCGCCGCCGGCTATTTTCTCTACGGCTCCTCGACGATGATGGTCTACACCACCGGCAACGGCGTCAGCGGCTTCACCCTGGAGCCCTCGGTGGGCGAGTTTTTGCTCAGCCACCCCGACATCACCATCCCCGAGCGGGGCAAGATCTTCAGCGCCAACATGGGTTATTGGGATTATTGGAGCCAGGGCCTGCAAGACTATTTCCGCCACCTGCGGCGGACCACGCCGGATAAGCCAGTGTATTCATGCCGTTACATTGGCTCCATGGTCGCCGACTTCCACCGCACCCTGCTCTATGGCGGTGTGTTCCTCTACCCCAAGGACACCAAAGACCCCAAAAAACCCCACGGCAAACTGCGTCTGCTCTACGAATGCAACCCCCTGGCCATGGTCGCCGAGCAAGCCGGCGGCGCGGCCAGCACCGGCGAGGGCCAGCGCATCCTGGAGATCCAGCCCGAAGAGCTGCATCAGCGGGTGCCCATTGTCATCGGCAGCAAGCTCGACGTGCAAGAGGCGGAACAGTTCATCAGTGGCCAACGCGCTCAATAA